From Pagrus major chromosome 6, Pma_NU_1.0, one genomic window encodes:
- the LOC140998452 gene encoding activin receptor type-1B-like has product MANLRISLAVVVVQTVLYRSCEALWCNCTTPPCEKTGSRCETDGACMASTSFIDGQEQHIRTCITRDNLEPPGQPFYCRGADGLLNIHCCYTDYCNSIDLQVPSVTTQSGLGGGYGPGGTWGLVELVAVIAGPLFLLCLLLLMGVFLYQYHQRAYSHRQRLEVEDPSCDHLYLAKDRTLQDLIYDLSTSGSGSGLPLFVQRTVARTIVLQEIIGKGRFGEVWRGRWRGGDVAVKIFSSREERSWFREAEIYQTIMLRHENILGFIAADNKDNGTWTQLWLVSDYHEHGSLFDYLNRYSVTTEGMIKLALSAASGLAHLHMEILGTQGKPGIAHRDLKSKNILVKKNCTCAIADLGLAVRHDSATDTIDIAPNQRVGTKRYMAPEVLDETINMRHFDSFKCADIYALGLVYWEIARRCNSGGIHEEYQLPYYDLVPSDPSIEEMRKLVCDQKLRPNIPNWWQSYEALRVMGKIMRECWYANGAARLTALRIKKTLSQLSIQEDIKV; this is encoded by the exons ctctgtggtgtAACTGCACCACACCCCCGTGTGAGAAGACCGGCTCCCGGTGCGAGACCGATGGAGCCTGCATGGCCTCCACTTCTTTCATTGATGGCCAAGAGCAACACATCCGTACCTGCATCACACGGGACAACCTTGAGCCCCCTGGACAGCCGTTCTACTGCCGCGGTGCAGACGGCCTGCTGAACATCCACTGCTGCTACAcggactactgcaacagcattgACCTCCAAGTACCCTCAG TTACGACTCAGTCAGGACTGGGGGGAGGCTACGGTCCAGGTGGGACATGGGGGCTGGTGGAACTCGTCGCTGTGATCGCGGGGCCGCTGTTCCTGCTGTGTCTTCTGCTGCTGATGGGCGTGTTCCTGTATCAGTACCATCAGAGGGCCTACAGCCACAGGCAAAGGCTGGAGGTAGAGGACCCCTCCTGTGATCACCTCTACCTGGCCAAAGACAGGACCCTGCAGGACCTCATTTATGATCTGTCCACGTCTGGTTCAGGCTCCG GTCTGCCTCTGTTTGTCCAGCGGACGGTGGCCAGGACAATTGTCCTCCAAGAGATCATTGGTAAAGGGCGTTTCGGGGAGGTGTGGCGAGGACGTTGGAGGGGTGGTGACGTGGCTGTGAAGATCTTCTCATCCAGGGAGGAGCGCTCCTGGTTCCGTGAGGCAGAAATCTATCAGACCATCATGCTCCGCCATGAAAACATCCTGGGCTTTATAGCTGCTGACAACAAAG ACAATGGCACATGGACCCAGCTGTGGTTGGTGTCAGACTACCATGAGCACGGCTCTCTGTTTGACTACCTGAACCGCTACTCTGTCACTACTGAAGGAATGATCAAACTAGCGCTGTCAGCTGCCAGCGGCCTTGCACATCTGCACATGGAGATTCTTGGAACTCAAG GAAAGCCAGGCATtgcccacagagacctgaaGTCCAAGAACATCCTCGTGAAGAAGAACTGCACCTGTGCCATCGCTGACCTGGGCTTGGCTGTCCGTCACGACTCTGCCACAGACACCATCGACATCGCGCCCAATCAAAGGGTGGGCACCAAGAG GTACATGGCTCCAGAGGTTCTGGATGAGACGATCAACATGAGACACTTTGACTCATTCAAATGTGCTGATATCTATGCTTTGGGGCTGGTCTACTGGGAGATTGCACGCCGCTGTAATAGTGGAG GTATCCATGAAGAGTACCAGCTGCCCTACTATGACCTGGTACCGTCTGACCCGTCCATCGAGGAGATGAGGAAGCTAGTGTGCGACCAAAAGCTACGACCCAACATCCCTAACTGGTGGCAGAGCTACGAg GCCTTGCGGGTTATGGGCAAAATCATGAGGGAGTGCTGGTATGCTAATGGAGCCGCCCGCTTGACGGCCCTGCGCATTAAAAAGACCCTGTCCCAGCTCAGCATTCAGGAGGACATTAAAGTCTGA